The sequence CGATACGAACGTGGATCTGTCATGCTCACAAGTAATCTTCCCTTTTCCAAATGGGAGCAGATTTTCAAGGATCCCATGACTACCGCCGCTGCCATTGACAGACTTGTACATCATAGCATCATTCTTGAACTTAACTTGCCAAGCTACAGGCTGGAAAAGTCAAAACAGAAAATTAACGAGGAAAAAAGTGAGGAAAATGCGCCTTAAATTAGGAAACTGGATCGGGAATTATAACTGTCGCTGACACGGAAAAATAATTGTCGTTGATCAAAAGGGTGCGTGGCGCTTTTCCACGCACCGCTTGCATCAATCCATTGGTGCGCAAGCCTTAGAGCTTGAGCATCCTACGAATCGGCCTTTGAAATTTGGTTTTCTCCTCACAGAATCCACACAATCTCCTAATCTTTTATGAAAATCCATATTGTTTCCACTTTATCTTCAAAATTTCCACACATTCCTTGTTTAATTTGAAGTCATGAAAGCTGATGCCTTTCTGGGAGAACATCAACTTTATTTAGAACAACAGACATTATTCGTGAGGATGCAAATGAATAGAATATTCCAGAGATCGTGGGTCAGTCCCGTGGTGGCGGTGTCATACGCTGCGGTTTCCATAACAGGATTAATGATGTTTTTTCACTTAAGAGGCCCTTCCATAAATTTTCTCCATGAATGGGGCGGAATTGTTTTTGTCGCGGCAGGTCTCATTCACCTGTTTATAAACTGGAGGGCTTTTTTGTCATGTATCAGAAAACCATTCGGTATTGCAGCCGTTATAGTCTGTTCCTTGATATGTCTTGGCATAATTCTGAGTCCCGGACAACCAGAGAATCATGGTTCAGATCCGGGTTTTAGGCACGGTCGACACGAAAGCGTTCGTACTGACTGATCTAATGCACAAAATGGCCTCGGGTTTTTTTGGATGCGGAGGGCTTTTTTCACAAAAGCTCCACGCTTTCTTTTGATAATCGAACAGAAGGAAAAGGAGAAGGAAATGTCATCAAGCATAAGCAGTCTCTCAAGCGTACTTCAGTCCCAGTATGCCAGATCAGTCAGCAGTGTTTCAAGTATGGTGAATAATAGCGGGTCTTCTGACTCGTCAGGCACTGTTTCGGGAGTTGATACCGGCGCGACATCGTTCATTTCTGCACTTGAATCGGCACTTGCCCAGATAGGTGTCACTGCCACATCCGATTCCAGCAGCACCAGCTCATCTTCGGATGAGGATCTCCAGCAGAATCTGGATGCATTCATGAAGAGCCTTTTTGAGGCAATGAGGGAACAAAACGGAGTGTCTGAATCAGGTTCAAGTGAACAGTCAGGAATGCAGCCGCCGCCGCCTCCTCCTGAAGGCAGCGCTCCTC comes from Desulforegula conservatrix Mb1Pa and encodes:
- a CDS encoding ATP-binding protein; this translates as RYERGSVMLTSNLPFSKWEQIFKDPMTTAAAIDRLVHHSIILELNLPSYRLEKSKQKINEEKSEENAP
- a CDS encoding DUF4405 domain-containing protein; protein product: MNRIFQRSWVSPVVAVSYAAVSITGLMMFFHLRGPSINFLHEWGGIVFVAAGLIHLFINWRAFLSCIRKPFGIAAVIVCSLICLGIILSPGQPENHGSDPGFRHGRHESVRTD